The nucleotide window AATAAGCTATTCTGTATATAGTCCCAACAGATCATGGCATTCAAAACCCTGAATTTTAagttgtcttgaacattggctcgagtgaggtgtcgagcgcacgttgtcttTCTGAAATGGCTCGAGCGACACATCGAACGCACATCGAGTGAATCTCTCTGGAAGAATTCTGCTCGAGcaccacgtcgagcgcacatcgagtgAATCTCTTTGGATGGGTTTTtctcgagcgcacatcgagcaaacctctctggaagagttctgctcgagcgctgcATCGAGTgcacctcgagcgaacctctctggatggttctgctcgagcgctgagtcgagcgcacatcgagcgaacctctctggatggttccactcgagcgccagtcgagcgcCAGTTGAGCCGTGTTGAGTACACTTCAATCATTTTCATGTTACACCGCTTCAACACTAGTTACAATATAATGTTAcacaggttttcacaagaatatgtcaATCAACtgatttttccctcaacaatctccccattttgcatttttgtgacaaaacctctaacctaTACATATAACCTAATCCTGACACACCCCAAGCAGGATTCTCATGATTCAGGCATAGTCTTGAACACGTTGAGATATTTCTGCAAATACTTTACAAACGGTTAAACGTAccaacaaaaatatgcaaataatctcataagcatAAACAATGTTTGTAGCACAGTTTTCATAAAagacttttcattaaaaaattaatcagaCATTGAGTTCAATTAGACAAACAATAGCATCACAAGcagcatgtgatacaaaaacaaaagcttCTCCCCCTACATCTATATCAATCCCCCTAAATTTATActactccccctttttgtcacaaCAAGCCAAAAATCTCAATTATCACCATCACTCTGACtgccaccatcatcatcatcgaggCGCTCTGCTATATCGTTGAAGCGTTGAGACACAAGCTGCTGCAGGCTTTTAACTTTAGCATCAAGGCTATCAAATCGGGCTTCAAGGCGGGCAAGGTACTCAAGGACCTGCTGAAGGCTGGACTCGGTCGAACCTGGTGCCGATGTGAATGGTGCCGAGCTATGAGGCTGTGAGCTGGAAGGCAGAGAGATCGAAGGCTGAGAGGAGGGTGCAAGAGGATGCTCAACATTCAGAGGGTGATGGGTAATGTGAGCACGACTAAGCTGCATGGTCCTACGACCGATAGGAGCCTTAAGAGGGATTTTAGGCTCATGAGGAAGAAACACAACTGACTGAGAGAGGGCTAACTGAGTGATGAGGCAGGCAAATGGCAAGCCAGTCCGTACTTTGGGGGAATTAAAGGCCTCAAGCAAGACCCGACAAAGATGACTCCCCAGATCCATGGAGACATCATTGATCAATGCATACAGAAGAGTGGCGCGGTCAAGACCCACATCACTCTGATGACTAGTAGGATACAAATTTGTAAGGACAATCCTACTGAGAATGAGATATTCATGTGAAAATCTTACAGTTAGAAGTGGTGACTTACCATCCCAACCACTAGATGTACCATACAGACAATCACCAATGACAGATAGACTAGGAGGAGATGTCCTTGTATAGGGATACACCGGATTGGACACACGCGGGGCATTTAGCAGGTTTGCTAACTTGCCCGGAGTCACCCAGAAGACGATGTTCCGGAGACTAACATTGAAAGAGCCATCATTAGAGATGGCATGAATATTGGAGTAAAACTCCTGAACCAACTCCACAGAAGGAGTGGGATGACCAGTGGTCAAGGCCTGCCACTAGCTTGACTAAAAAATATGTGGAATAAAAGTCTCAATAAGCTCATCGAGGGTGACTTCACGCTCGACAATAAGAGAACGGTTAGAGAACTTCTGAGTATAAAGTTCTCTTGCCTGAGCATTGTGGAAATTTACTTGAACAGGGGCATGAGGATTTTGGCATGGACGAACACGTCGAGACATGACTTTGGCTGTGGACAGAAACAGTGACCGTTAGACAAGGCTAAAGGTATTGTGAAGATCTGATGTACGCATGTCTAATATGCCCAATGCATGATCCAATGCACATGCCTAATGTAAACAAATGCTCATCACACCTTGAGTAACGCCATAGTCACATAGCATTTGCTTCATCCACAACAATTGCGTGCAACAGCTGTCTGCAGCAATGTATTCAACCTCAGCTATGGACAGAGATATGAAATTTTTCTTCTTGCTCATCCAAGCAACAAGGTTCGTGCCGACATAAAAACACCCACCAAAAGTGCTTTTCCTATCATCTACATTACCTGCCCAATTAGCATCTGAAACGCCTACAAGCTTAGTATTAGAGTCTCTAAAATACCAGATCCCATAATTGATTGTCTCATTCATATAGCGAAGTATGCATTTGACAGCTACCAAATGTGATTCTTGAGGATTGGCTTGAAATCTAGCACAAACCCCAATACAAAAAGCAATGTCTGGTCTACTTGCAGTGAGATACAGTAGACTCCCAATCATGCTCCTATACAAGGATTGCTCAACATTCTTGCCTGACCCATTAGTGCTAAGCTTAACACTCGTGCTCATGGGAGTTCTGGCATGGCTTTTCCCATCTAATCcaaattttttgattaattCTTTTGCATATTTGGATTGAGATATAAACAACCTATTATCTAACTGTTTCACCAGGAGTCctaagaaaaatgttagttcACCTACCATGTTCATtccaaattcatttttaatttcttcagcAAATTCAAGAAACAGGGCATCAATAGATGATCCAAAtacaatgtcatccacatagatTTGAGTAATTGTTATGTCTTCGCCAACTTTTCTGATGAACAGTGTCCTGTCAACACTTTCTCTTAGAAAATTGTGATCTTCTAGATACGAAGTTAGCCTCTCATACCAAGCtctaggagcttgtttcaaaccatataagaCTTTCTTCAACCTATAGACATTATTAGGATATTTAGGATCATTGAAGCCCTTTGGTTGTTCTACGTACACTTCTTCTTAGAGGATCCCATTCAGAAAGGCActcttgacatccatttgatacaGCTTAAAACACTTGTGGCAAGCAATGCTTAACAATATCTGGATAGATTCAAGTCTGGCAACCGGTGCAAAGGTCTCGTCAAAATCTATTCCTTCCATCTGGGCATAACCTTGAGCAACTAATCTTGCTTTATTTCGCACTATTGTACCATTCTCATCTGACTCATTCTTAAAGATCCACTTAGTGCCCACCACATTGTGATTTTCTGGTCTTGGCACCAAATACCACACATTGTTCCTCACAAATTGGTTTATTTCTTCATGCATAGCATTCAACCAATTCTCGTCATTTAAGGCTTCTTCAACTCTTTTTGGTTCAATTTATGAGATGTAGCTTGAGTGACCCAATTGATTTATGtttcctatgatgttatcctgAGGATGATTTAACTTCACTCTCGAAGAAGGCTCTTTTTGGTTACTCACCTTTTCATTTGAAGAGGTCTCTAAGTTCTCATTTAGTGCACCAAAATCTTCTTGTCCAGTTTCACTCGGTGGGTGAGTTTGCTTTTCCTTGTTCAATTCCTCTCCAGGAACATCATTCACCACCACATTTATGGACTCCATGACGGTTTGGGTGTGTAGATTGTAGCTCCTATAAGCACGACTGGTTCTGGAATATCCAAGAAATATTCCCTCATCACTCTTAGGGTCAAACTTAGCTAAGTTTTCCCTATCTCTCAAAATGTAGCATTTACTTCCGAACACCTGGAAGTATTTCACATTAGGTTTCTTTCCTTTCCACATCTCATATGGTGTTTTGGAAGTGCTTGGTCGTGGATAGACTCTATTCACAATATGACATGTTGTGTTTACAGCTTCTCCCCAGAAGTGAGTAGGTACATTTTTACTGTGTATCATGACTCGTGTCATTTCTTGAATAACTCTGTTATTCCTTTTGAcctctccattttgttgtggagtgatAGGGGCAGAAAATTCTTGACTGATACCTTCTTCATCACAGAAACTCTCAAGATTTGAGTTTTCAAGCTCTCTTCCATGATCACTCCTAATTCTGACTATTTCTTTCCCTTGCTCATTTTGAAGTTTCTTGCACAAAGTTCTAATCACAATAGAAGCTTCACCTTTTTCTCTCAGAAATTCTACCCAGGAGTATCTGGTGAAATCATCTACCATTACTAGTATGTATTTCTTTCCCCCCAGGCTCTCAGTTCTAGAGGGTCCCATAAGATTAATGTGCAACAACTCTAATGGTTGTTTGGTCAGGATAGCCGTTGTGTTCTTGTGGCTGTTCTAACTTGTTTTCCCAATTGACATGACCCACACACAGGAGTCTCCACTTTACCTAGCTCAGACAATCCTACCACCATCTCTTTCTTGGCAATCTTAGACAGATTTTTGTGATTCACATGTTCAAGTCTTTAATGCCAAAGGCCAGGCGCCTCACTCTTAGCACTATTGCAACTAAGGCTGAGCTCCAACTCTGATGGAGTCGGAGTAGCCTTTTCCGAGCTCCGACTCCTGTTGGAGTCGGAGCGAATTTTTTGCTCCGACTCGGATCGGAAGTCGGAGCTCTGAATGGAGGTCGAAGCTCCGACTTCCATCAGAGCTCCGACTGTctattggactaaaaaaaaaaaaataatagtacttgtcaatttcttttattaaataaattacatgcaaaaataaatttaatccaTTACATGACATAACACTATTAACAGAGGTAGGTGTGTCTATGacttaatctaaaaataaatataagacattAAGACTAATAATTTAACCAAGTCCAaacctgtaaaaaaaataataatactgaaacgataaaaaaaagaagcttaaatacaataatttaaaaactaaataacatgtatgatgtaacCATAAGTTATAATagtctcatttataacataataacaacattgacataaatattaaatgctcATGTCACTCAAATCTTAATGGTCCATTActcatgcctgaaatgaagatagaaagttacaatcaataaatgaaaaaaaattgataaaaaaaaaattaaaaacggtaaaagtagaatttaattcttaccaagaaagggaGTTCTCTCAACtacatcccaactctcaaggggCATCCGTCTCAGACTCTTAGTCATCGAAAATTATGTAAGGGTttacaattagatctataaaatcataaaaagtagaagttagaaacattaaaaataataaaataatcatttaaaagcatataaacttatccGATtgaagcctatagctctcggcatcaacgccaacgatatctagtccaatgagcgtttcacttatccaattctgtgtgcaaacgagggcttccacggttgacggtgacaatgaacttcgataagcatccaacacgcgacctccagtgctaaatgtcgactctgaggcaaccgtagtaagaagaatggctagcacatcttgGGCTACActggaaaggactggatacttggtggaattaacttccCACCAAGTTAATAGCTGAAATACATCCTCaagtgcctcgacagcttccataaaatatcgttcaacctcagatgtacaatacATAATATTctttgttgacatgagttgatgatactacTGGATAATACGAGAGcttctaacccctacagatgggtcagaaGCACCTGAGGAAGCTGTTGACcccgtcggcctcgaatgtgaggagctacctgTACCAgttgcggatgaaggctgacaactattgttgtagtgattatataggtcattaatattactttttagcACTCTAATGAACTCTACaaccttcactgccccgaggacggaatttacccaaaattctagaacggctagcttatatcgggggtcaaggatcacaatcacaaatagtaatctatttatcttctcaatattcccccaatatttatcatatttggtcttcatcctcgtagccatagcagataacaatcccTCAGAGTCAGTAGAACTATTTTCCAAGTGGAAGTGAAGTTCCGACAGCTCACTGaagaatgagttcgcagtcgtatatttggatccagatagccgtatggttatgtcataaaaaattcttaaaaattcaacaaagtagctcacactggtccaatcatgtgcgtccggTGCACCAAGCCCCTGTCTTgttggctccaacaaagcatacctcaggtccccatcctcgacctccatccgctcgaatgctttttggtatttttgtgccacatccaacatcatgaaTGTAGAGCttcatcgagtcggaacgtccaagcacaacatactagGCCTCAAGAAGCCTGGGGTGTTACAATGATGCTACCCTCTGGTCATGTACTAATGGTGCAcattgccccttgtccttgagTCAAAGCCATCCAACTTGCACAGGTCCACGGACTAGTCACTCATTGGCATCACCTGACTAGCGATAACACTTCGCCTATACTCATCCATAGACTAGTGCAGTACCTCGCTTGGGTTGTCGATGTAGGGAGCTCAGGTCCATGGACCGTGCTCATGGTGCACTAGATTGAGGAGCAGTGCGTACGTGTGACAAATGACAGTGATTCGGGGACTAGTGCGTACGTACATCGAGAGCATTGGCCCAAGGACCAATGCTTTGCAAAATGGACCAATCCCAACGACTAGAGCTTTGCATCAAGGACCACTGAATCAAGCATTTGGCTCGCGCATGCCTTCCACAATAGTTCTAGTAGAAAGGGCTAAagaccttttttctttttacaaaaatatattttttctttttcacgtACTATATGACCCAGCAAATTAGGCTCCAAGCCATGAACTTTGAAgcaaattgttttattttttccaactaAGGAGCACACACTCCTTATAGCTCATTACAAACGGATTGAGGACTAAAAGATTTTGTGATAAATGAgcatcaaatttgaaattttcaaatttcatgaagtacattttttctttaccaatttttatatttattgtgcaTTAATCACATGAGGAGTGCTACATTCAcacaaaaaatgtataaaagtaatctcacaaactgatgtggtttcatttgatccgttagatctaatttataataaaattaactttataatctgacaaaccACATTAAGTCAAAATAGTTTGTggaattacttttatgtaatccttGTGTGGCTGGAGTATTTCCCTAATCACATAGACTTGATGTTTTGATCTTATTAATTCCATTGtgcatattataatttgtactCCATCTGGAACCCTTAATAAGTTTATGCAAATTACAATGCTTGCATAGATTGTAATCTTCCTTCTTAATACTCCTCTCATAAAAACATTGAGGAAGGAATGATCATTagctttttcaaactaattttttttttaatcaagttcACTTACTAAATGATCATTagctttttcaaactaattctAAAACATGATGCGGCAAGCGTACTTTCAAATTGAAATCTACTCTCCTTTTGGATCGatgttctcaaatattttatgctTAAAATCACTAGCATCAACGAAAGGAAAGGCATGCGGGCATTCAAAATGTTTAAGGTGCCATGCATGACTCTATTTTTATTACGTTTTAAATCAATTGAGCATCATCATCCTTGCAAACTCTTCATAGCTGACTTGACCATCACCATCTAAATCAGCCTCTTTAATCATCTGCTCAGCCTCTTCGTCCGTCAATCTCTCCCCCAAATTCATCATTACATGTCTCAGCTACATAACAAAAAATGTCTTTGTTTAGCCAAGGTAGGTATAGTAATAACCGATCATGGCATGATGAGTCATGTTTACATATATTCATTTGAAGCTGAAATAAAAGCTGGAACaaattaatcatgaaataaaagtgATACTTTTATAATGTCCTTAGCTGCTAATTGATTGCATTACTTTTCTTATACATACCTTTGATTCCTTTAATTCTAGAGTTCTTTTTAGGAGACAATTAAAATATGATCTGATACCAACGTAGGACATGAACATATGTGTCAGTTTTTATTGTTGTCAAATGTTTTACATGAAAAAGAATGTTCTCTTCTagatatataacattattctttggTTTGTGATGTGGCACAAATGATTGTTAGATAAGAGTAAAATagcaaataatttttcaatcatttcatgtcacataagtagatgataaaaatgataattaaggcgcccccgtttggattgagaaatcatctcatctcatctcattattacaactttttcaaattataaacagaatataataaacaattcaactttttcatatctcaatttaactttttcaaatttcaaaacaataataatattaaaaaataatattctaacaatattttattcaacttttaacttttatctaaaactatctcttctaatctcactctccaaacggGGGCCAAACGGATTATTGTGACAAAAAGGGAATATTGTGACTAACTCAATGACGTTCCACCAATGAAAGATCAAAATTTGCATGTCATACATGTGGAAAAACTTtgggtttttggatttttaaataagtgcatGGCACgtagaaaattatatattacaagaaaactgtttatttgttatTAGGTATTTCCTaccaaaatgattatttcttaccAAAACAATTCTATTGACAGAAAGAAATCATGCATCATTGCATCATGTTGATTGCTTTTATCTCATACGTACGTCTAGTACAAGGCTTGATCGGAACTGTTGGCTGAGATCATTTCTAAAGTGATCAATAAGGTCAAACTCATGATCACtcaaagaaagtgaaaatggTGAAATTCAATGTAAGAGGCATTTCACATGCAAATTCCACAAGTACATAACTACACAAGAAGAAgcacatgcatatttttaaaaaataaataaattgctcACTCAcataaaaattggaaaaaaaatccgTGATAAATTAGgttatatcaataaaatctcAAGGCTTCATTACATGCAAGATGCCTGCATGCGTGTATGAAACAAAACGAGAACTAAAAACAGAGGAAAGGCAGAGAGCGGAGTGTGAGAGGCCTAAAGGTTAATAAAATTAATGTGGAAGTAATTTGCATACAAGTTTTGTTgtctttcatcttttatttttgggtcaATTTCTTCCTAATTATAAGTGAGGGTtaacaataaaattatgaaatactGCTAGCGGTATGTTCGTATGCTCAAACGCAAGTGTAAGAGAAAACAGAAAGAGCAAGAGTATTTTATATGGCCAACGCAGGCAAGGCTCACCTCATTAGCTGAAATATATCCATCTTGATCCCTGTCAAAGACTTTGAAGGCTTCTTTTAGCTCCTCGGCAACATTTTCCTAATAGAATCACATCCTCATCAACATCGTCTAACAAATATGTAAGAAGCTCTAAAGATAAGAGATAAACCTCCAATAATTTCTGtaaaaaattcatattataacatggacataaattataatattgtaaCGTTACGTACCTTCATTTTTCTTGCCATAATATTCAAGAATTCTTGAAAGTCTATGGTCCCATTTCCATCAGCATCAACTTCACCAATCATGTCTcgaacttcttcttttgtggGGTTTTCATTCAATGACTGAATGATCGTTGCCAATTCTTCCATAGTAATGTACCCTACAGCATAAGTACTCAGACTAAGTCAAACAAAACTTATGCATTGTTTCTTCTCCTTATGTTGCGGGAAAAAAGATCTAATTCTCAAATTCGGGTAAGAATATGAAAGGTTTCATTATATGAATTTTGCTGGGCGGGCGTGCGTGCTTATATACGTGCTATTGAAGATTCAAAGGCCAAAATCGCCTCCGTATCTGTCAAATATAGAATTCCTATACTGCAAAATATTGACCGTAAAATGATGAACCATGCATTACACACAATATCAAACAAGAATTAATAACAAACAGATGATTGGTAGAAACACACCGTCCGAATCCTTGTCAATGAGACAAAAGGCTTCTCGGAACTCTGCCATCTGATCTTCTGTCAACGCATCTGCCATGCTAGCTGGGTTTAAAGCTTTGATACTGTACCTAATCAACTCAGAGACACACAGAGCCGCTGCTTAATTTCCACGGGGAGAAAACTGCTGGGGTTTGAAAGAAAGAAtggttaattattaaaattgggTTTTGGTGaagttatcatatatataagaagTTTCTCCATTCAAAGCATGcagtttgaaatatatatatatatatatatatattgtaatggTCAAACACGCGTGCGAGAAATTCCCATTCAGCAACGTTGAAGAGTTTCTAGAAGTATTGAGTCTTGGATCAATGGTTCAACCAGAGAAATTTCTATATCATATTTATGGCCAGCATGTTTTGATACAGAAATACTCTCAGAATAATGTACCCTACAGCAAAAGTACTCAGGATAAGTCAAACAAAACCTATGCATTGTTTCTTCTCCTTATGTTGCGGGAAAAAGATCTAATTCTCAAATTCGGATAAGAATTTGAAAGATTTCATATGAAAGAGATAAACACATAAAGTGATCATTAAAAGTTGATACCGGAAGAGAAACAAACACATAAAATGAATAGTCATACAACGTCATTTATGCCGCACGCCGGCATTTTCGAATGATATCAAgtacttaataaatattgtagaactcatttcatattatttatctattttcaatTAGGAATATTGGTTAGGAATTTAAGGAGATTTTCATTATGGGTGTTTTTGAAGTAATAGCTTGAAGATTTCATGATATGAATTTT belongs to Juglans regia cultivar Chandler chromosome 8, Walnut 2.0, whole genome shotgun sequence and includes:
- the LOC108997761 gene encoding calmodulin-like protein 11, with the translated sequence MADALTEDQMAEFREAFCLIDKDSDGYITMEELATIIQSLNENPTKEEVRDMIGEVDADGNGTIDFQEFLNIMARKMKENVAEELKEAFKVFDRDQDGYISANELRHVMMNLGERLTDEEAEQMIKEADLDGDGQVSYEEFARMMMLN